The following are encoded together in the Acidaminococcales bacterium genome:
- a CDS encoding serine kinase — translation MKIGELIEKLGLEIKTDAGGLEREADNCYVSDLLSNVMGQASPGAVWITMQGHQNVAAVASLLSLGAVIVAGGAAVEEETLKKARENDITILATAAPVFEVAGRLYAEGLRGAARNV, via the coding sequence ATGAAAATCGGCGAATTGATCGAAAAACTTGGGCTGGAGATAAAAACCGACGCCGGCGGACTGGAGCGGGAGGCGGACAACTGTTATGTGTCCGACCTTTTGAGCAACGTCATGGGGCAGGCGTCGCCGGGCGCCGTGTGGATAACGATGCAGGGGCATCAAAACGTCGCCGCCGTAGCTTCGCTCTTGTCGCTTGGCGCGGTTATCGTGGCCGGCGGGGCGGCCGTAGAGGAAGAGACGCTGAAAAAGGCCCGGGAGAACGACATTACCATCTTGGCCACGGCGGCGCCGGTGTTTGAGGTCGCGGGCAGGCTTTACGCCGAAGGGCTAAGGGGCGCGGCCAGGAATGTTTAA
- a CDS encoding 4Fe-4S dicluster domain-containing protein — protein MQDNYFHSVKFDKEQCRGCVTCIKFCPTEAIRIRGGKARIIQSRCIDCGECIRRCPHHAKRADTDTLADVGKFNFNVALPAPALYSQFAPAVSREKIFAALHRLGFDAVYEVALAAECVTLEIESYMKRRAGLKTPMISSACPAIIRLIQVRFPSLIGHIIPILPPVEVAATEARREFTRATGLAAETIGVWFLTPCPAKATNIRQPVDVTATDLSGAIGISSFYGEMKKIIGAISESDIAKARASSYGIGWGYAGGEIRATGLVNSLIVHGVKEVADVLEQIEMNKMDDVDYVECLACPGGCIGGALLPENRFVAEKNLKLRVRRLRDREPAGRRQTILGGREIAQGNSAFRHKTIQPRPIMKLDDNIVIAMKKVGQIKQILAELPGIDCGACGSPTCASLAEDIVQGLAAETDCVFKLRQVVNALEEEMSKPPKNARGETGTEE, from the coding sequence GTGCAAGACAATTATTTCCATTCCGTGAAATTTGACAAAGAGCAATGCAGGGGCTGCGTAACCTGCATAAAGTTTTGCCCGACGGAAGCCATACGCATCCGGGGCGGCAAGGCGCGGATCATTCAGTCGCGCTGCATAGACTGCGGGGAATGTATCAGGCGCTGCCCCCACCACGCCAAGCGGGCGGACACGGATACGCTTGCCGACGTCGGCAAGTTCAATTTTAACGTCGCCCTGCCGGCGCCGGCCCTTTATTCGCAATTTGCGCCCGCGGTTTCGCGCGAGAAGATATTCGCCGCGCTGCACCGGCTGGGGTTTGACGCCGTTTACGAAGTGGCCTTGGCGGCGGAATGCGTTACCCTTGAAATCGAGTCTTATATGAAAAGAAGGGCCGGCTTGAAAACCCCGATGATTTCTTCCGCCTGCCCGGCGATCATCCGGCTGATCCAAGTGAGGTTCCCTTCGCTCATCGGGCACATCATACCCATATTGCCGCCGGTGGAGGTGGCGGCGACCGAAGCGCGCCGGGAATTTACGCGCGCGACCGGGCTGGCCGCGGAGACGATCGGCGTTTGGTTTTTGACCCCTTGCCCGGCGAAAGCCACCAACATCCGCCAGCCGGTCGACGTTACCGCGACCGACCTTAGCGGCGCAATCGGCATATCTTCTTTTTACGGCGAAATGAAGAAAATCATCGGCGCCATATCGGAAAGCGACATAGCAAAGGCCCGCGCCAGTTCCTATGGCATAGGCTGGGGCTACGCCGGGGGCGAGATCAGGGCGACCGGTTTGGTAAATTCGCTGATTGTCCACGGCGTGAAGGAAGTCGCCGACGTCCTGGAGCAGATTGAGATGAACAAAATGGACGACGTGGATTATGTGGAATGCCTGGCTTGCCCGGGCGGGTGCATCGGCGGCGCGCTTTTGCCGGAGAACAGGTTTGTCGCCGAGAAAAACCTGAAACTAAGGGTGCGGCGGCTGCGCGACCGTGAACCGGCCGGGCGGCGGCAAACCATATTGGGCGGCCGGGAAATCGCGCAGGGAAATTCTGCTTTTCGGCATAAAACTATCCAGCCGCGGCCGATCATGAAACTTGACGACAACATAGTCATCGCCATGAAAAAAGTTGGGCAGATAAAGCAAATACTGGCCGAGCTGCCGGGGATTGACTGCGGCGCTTGCGGCTCGCCCACCTGCGCCAGCCTGGCGGAGGACATAGTGCAAGGGCTGGCCGCCGAAACCGACTGCGTGTTCAAATTGCGCCAGGTGGTGAACGCGCTGGAGGAAGAAATGAGCAAGCCGCCAAAAAACGCGCGTGGCGAGACTGGAACCGAGGAGTAG